Within Metabacillus schmidteae, the genomic segment ATGCGACGAGTCAGCTTAATCGATGTTTTTACACATCCTATTGCACAAAAATATTTAAATCGTTCTGGAGTTTCACATGCAATTGCAGTTGCCCAATATGCTGTTCAGCTCGCTAATAAGCATGATGTAAATCCTGACCTTGCCGCTAAGGCGGGTTTACTTCATGATATTGGGCATTATGAGTGGTACACCAATGGGGAATGGGATTATGATGCATATGTTAAAAATGATATTCATGCAATTAAGGGAGCTGAACGTGCTCATAAGCTCTTAATCAGGCTAGGAGAGGATCGGAAATATGCTAAAGAAATTGCTCTTGCAATTCTCTTGCATACTGATTCCTATTTGCCGGAAAATTCTATGAAGAAAAACACATTACAACAAATTGTCAGGCAGGCAGATGAAATGGATGAAGAACCATTTGGTAAACATCATTACCGCAAAATGAAGGTTGAAGATGCTATTAAACAAATTGAACGATTAGATTATACAATCGAGCAGCTTATCTCTGAATATCGACAATCTGTATAGACATTAAAATGAAACAGACCTGCTAATGGTCTGTTTTTTCGCTAAAAAGCTTTTCAAACTTGAGTACTAGAATGTTTGACTGAAAGATTGCCAGAAGATAAGATGGATATAACAAAACAAGAAAAGAATGGAATTTAATGTAGATTCATATTGTAAAGGCAACAGAAAATTGAAACGATTTATATTTTCGTACGTATAAATTTATATACATTAGTATATCTTTTGGTTAATGTTTGGTTTTCATGCCTATAATGTTGACGAAAGGTAGAAATAAACTGGAGGAAAAATTGTGTTAAAATCAAAGGTTCATTTTTGGACATTACAAATTTTATTATTGCTTTTAATCGTTTTTGTGGGTACAAAAGTCTCTTTCTTATTTGAGCCAATCATTGTGTTTACTTCGACTTTATTCTTTCCAATATTAATTGCCGGGATTTTATTTTTTATTTTTAACCCCCTTGTTAGACTGCTTGAACGAAACCGAGTACCAAGAACACTGGCTATATTAATTCCTTATATCGTGTTTGTTGGAGTTATAACTGGTATCATATCATTCATTGGACCTATTGTTTCACAGCAGGTGTCAGATTTAATTAATAACTTTCCTACATATGCAAGAGAAATCTCTGATTTTATTTTAAGTATGTCTCAAACCCATTGGTTTACTTGGCTGATGGAGCAGCAGTATGTGCCTCTAAATCAAATTGAACAGACATTAACCGGTTATGCAACAAGCTTACCGGAAAATATTACAGCTAGCTTTTCAAAACTATTGGGTGTTGTAACTAATATCACGTTAACCATTGTTACCGTTCCTTTTATTCTTTTTTACATGCTGAAGGATGGTCATAAATTTCCTGGAGAAGCAGTAAAACTATTTCCAAGTACTTATCGCGGAGAGGGACTTAAAATTTTAAAAGACTTGTACGAAACACTTGCAACGTATATACAAGGACAGCTGATTGTGTCTCTAGTAGTAGGGCTTGGTTGTTTTATCGGTTATATGATCATTGGTTTAGATTATGCCTTAGTTCTTGGTATTGTAGTGGCTGTTACTAATATTATTCCATATTTAGGTCCGTTTATTGGTGCAACACCGGCGGTTGTCATTGCACTGCTTGATTCACCGACAAAAGCGTTGCTTGCAGCTTTGGTTGTAACTGTGGTGCAACAGCTTGATGGGAATCTTTTATCTCCTCTCATTATTGGAAAACGACTTAACACTCATCCATTAACAATTATTTTATTATTAATTGGAGCAGGAAGTTTTGGTGGAGTTATCGGAATGATTTTAGCGGTACCTACCTATGCAGTGTTAAAGGCTGTTACGTTAAATGTGGTTCGCTTGATTAAATTAAGAGCAAAATCAAAGGAAGATATCATTAGCAGTAGTAATATAAACGGCTAGGCAAGAACCCTTCTTTTATCAAATACATATGATAATGTGATGAATTCATTCTTCATTTAGATAAGGGGAGAAAGATGATGCCTGCTTTTGTTGGTCCCATTGAGTTAATTAGTATCAGTAATTCTGCTGTATTTAAAGTTGGAGATACTTTTAGTTTATCTCCTAAAGCCACGAATAAGACCTCTCTCGGCTCAGGTACAGCTAATACAGGTGATTTCACGGATACACAAAATGTTTTTAATATAACTAATTTCCAAGATAGTGATGTAATAGATCAAAACAACATATTTAATTTTTAAGTGATATAAGAACTGATTATCTAGAGTGAGGTTACTAGGTATTCAGTTCTTTTTGTTGCATGTCACTAACATGACGATAGCTGAAATTCGTTTGAACATCGATTATAATATTTTCATGAGTATGAGAAAGGATGAATTGATGTGAAAATTAGAAAAGCAAATGTGAAAAATGAAAAACATGATATCACAAATGTATATATTTACGAAAATAAAAAAGAGGAATACAGCTTAATTGCCATTCCTGAAATCGAATGGTCTACAACAATTTCGTATGAAGAAAAAAGGGATGAGCTGTATCATCGCTTAATCACTTCATTAACAAAGAATGTAGAACAGGAAACAGCAGATGAACTGGCCAGAAAGGTACAACAATGGGTAAGTGAAATGTAATATTAAAGTGAACTAGAGAAAGGAGACTTGTTTTAAGTTTTTCCAGTTTGTAGACAAATTAAAAGTCGCTAGCCCTTCAGACTGATTGCTAACGCTTGCTTTCGAGGCACGAAGCCTTGTGAGGAGCGGAGTTACCGTGTTTGGTAATGAGCACCACAGCAAGGTGAGTAACGAAGAAAGCGAGCGTTTGTCAACAGTCTGAGGAGACTTGTTTTAAGTCTCTTTTTCTAGATCTAAAAAATTCTCTACCTCACGAATATATTCTTCCCGGGGATATCCATTATAAAGTGCTGACGATAATCTAATAGGATCTCCAAAAAAGTAACGTTCATATTGAGTTTGTCGTGAGCCAAAGCTGCTCATTGTCAAATCCCAGGCAAGCCTGAATAACATAGATTTTGTCTTCGCATCACAAGCAGCTCCTTGACAAAAATGATTGATGTCTGTGGAAATGTCTGATGCAAAATCCTCTTCAGATGGAATAGCTACCAATCCGCCTGCCCCTATTAATTGGATTATTTCTACCATACGCGGATATAGCTTAGGATATAAATTAGAAGCAACATATAAAGTATGACTATTTGGAACCATTGTTCCCCATTCATCAATTTTTGCCTCGAGCTCTGACCGATCCAGTAATGCCTTCATTGTTTCTAATCCAATGATCATCTCACTAATTTTTGCTTGGATATGTTGATATTCATTAATATTTAATGTTATAACCATTTTTTGCGCTAAACCAAGGAGAAATTCAGTTTTTGCGATTTGTCTAAGTATAACTTGATGAAGAGTAAGAGGGGTGAAACTACTTCTTGAAAAAAGTTTTTGTGCCAAGTCCTGTCGATGATAAAAAAAGACACGATTCCATGGAACCAATACATGATCGAAAACAATCATTGTATCCATTTCATGGAAACGAGAAGAGAGGGGGTGGTTAAAGGTTGATTCATCATGAGTATAAGAATCACGACAAATAAATTTTACTCCCTCAGTATCTGTTGGAATGCTAAAGCAAAAGGCATATTCATCACTTTGTCCAGTTGGTAAAACTAAAATCTCGTCTGTCATCCCGCCTTGTGTAGCCAACATTCTTGCTCCCTTTATAATCAAACCATCTGCATTCTTTTTAATCACCT encodes:
- a CDS encoding HD domain-containing protein, with product MRRVSLIDVFTHPIAQKYLNRSGVSHAIAVAQYAVQLANKHDVNPDLAAKAGLLHDIGHYEWYTNGEWDYDAYVKNDIHAIKGAERAHKLLIRLGEDRKYAKEIALAILLHTDSYLPENSMKKNTLQQIVRQADEMDEEPFGKHHYRKMKVEDAIKQIERLDYTIEQLISEYRQSV
- a CDS encoding AI-2E family transporter; this encodes MLKSKVHFWTLQILLLLLIVFVGTKVSFLFEPIIVFTSTLFFPILIAGILFFIFNPLVRLLERNRVPRTLAILIPYIVFVGVITGIISFIGPIVSQQVSDLINNFPTYAREISDFILSMSQTHWFTWLMEQQYVPLNQIEQTLTGYATSLPENITASFSKLLGVVTNITLTIVTVPFILFYMLKDGHKFPGEAVKLFPSTYRGEGLKILKDLYETLATYIQGQLIVSLVVGLGCFIGYMIIGLDYALVLGIVVAVTNIIPYLGPFIGATPAVVIALLDSPTKALLAALVVTVVQQLDGNLLSPLIIGKRLNTHPLTIILLLIGAGSFGGVIGMILAVPTYAVLKAVTLNVVRLIKLRAKSKEDIISSSNING
- a CDS encoding spore germination protein, with the translated sequence MPAFVGPIELISISNSAVFKVGDTFSLSPKATNKTSLGSGTANTGDFTDTQNVFNITNFQDSDVIDQNNIFNF
- a CDS encoding YueH family protein — encoded protein: MKIRKANVKNEKHDITNVYIYENKKEEYSLIAIPEIEWSTTISYEEKRDELYHRLITSLTKNVEQETADELARKVQQWVSEM
- the hpaB gene encoding 4-hydroxyphenylacetate 3-monooxygenase, oxygenase component encodes the protein MPAIDGNQYLKRMDQLSPNVWIKGERIRGKLSQHPAYKGAMLTKASLYDMQLSPELISKMTYPSPTTSQNVGLSFLQPKTKDELEARRIMIKTWAKKTAGLMGRTPDYLNTVLMTFAASASLLKEQDEEFTKNLLKMYELARENDLSFTHSFINPQINRSASYEEYTAYPIAAKVIKKNADGLIIKGARMLATQGGMTDEILVLPTGQSDEYAFCFSIPTDTEGVKFICRDSYTHDESTFNHPLSSRFHEMDTMIVFDHVLVPWNRVFFYHRQDLAQKLFSRSSFTPLTLHQVILRQIAKTEFLLGLAQKMVITLNINEYQHIQAKISEMIIGLETMKALLDRSELEAKIDEWGTMVPNSHTLYVASNLYPKLYPRMVEIIQLIGAGGLVAIPSEEDFASDISTDINHFCQGAACDAKTKSMLFRLAWDLTMSSFGSRQTQYERYFFGDPIRLSSALYNGYPREEYIREVENFLDLEKET